In a genomic window of Trachemys scripta elegans isolate TJP31775 chromosome 12, CAS_Tse_1.0, whole genome shotgun sequence:
- the NRSN2 gene encoding neurensin-2, with product MPARDQSCGCSRGPNVERGKWYGVRSYLHLFYEDCTGAGLADDVTEPPLSRAHGGWPSLVWKVSLSAGMLLLLIGAAALATGYLVPPKLEGIGEEEFMVLDLQAMAYNHALVTCRLVGTVLCAMGGALGAVGALACVLGRAARGGEEEEEQQLSPILRESPLKKHSTIIMPPAAAGSPAVPFGASQIQNIQPKRDTQRPLLSPSTTAPAP from the exons ATGCCTGCCCGCGACCAGTCGTGTGGCTGCAGCCGGGGACCCAACGTGGAGCGTGGGAAGTGGTACGGGGTCCGCTCCTACCTGCACCTCTTCTACGAGGACTGCACCGGCGCCGGTCTGGCTGATGACGTGACCGAACCCCCACTCTCCCGTGCCCATGGCGGATGGCCCTCCCTCGTCTGGAAG GTGAGTCTCTCAGCGGGAATGCTGCTCTTGCTGATTGGAGCCGCAGCGCTGGCCACAGGGTACCTGGTGCCCCCGAAGCTGGAGGGCATCGGCGAGGAAGAGTTTATGGTGCTTGACCTGCAGGCGATGGCCTATAACCATGCCCTGGTGACCTGCAGACTGGTGGGCACTGTCCTGTGCGCCATGGGCGGGGCCCTGGGGGCGGTGGGCGCCCTGGCGTGCGTGCTGGGCAGGGCTGCGCGAGGgggcgaggaagaggaggagcagcagctatCGCCCATTCTGCGGGAGAGCCCCCTGAAGAAGCACAGCACCATCATCATGCCGCCGGCAGCAGCAGGATCACCGGCTGTGCCCTTCGGCGCTTCGCAGATACAAAACATACAGCCAAAGAGGGACACACAGCGCCCCCTCCTGTCCCCCTCCACCACCGCACCCGCTCCCTGA